A window from Triticum aestivum cultivar Chinese Spring chromosome 6D, IWGSC CS RefSeq v2.1, whole genome shotgun sequence encodes these proteins:
- the LOC123143759 gene encoding uncharacterized protein codes for MGDGADGYGIFRQTISSCLPAGSQLPTPIPSASILHHSNREKLLRHQEGKCLSVVLLLDAMVPWKMEARLAETVWVVLLGWVSSCLTVAGDVARALRSSDLSV; via the exons ATGGGTGATGGGGCTGATGGCTACGGCATCTTCCGTCAAACTATTTCTTCGTGTCTACCTGCAGGCTCTCAACTCCCAACACCAATTCCTTCAGCTTCCATTCTTCATCACAGTAACAGGGAGAAGCTTCTGCGTCATCAGG AAGGGAAGTGCCTCTCAGTTGTGTTGCTCTTGGATGCGATGGTGCCGTGGAAGATGGAGGCGCGCCTGGCCGAGACGGTGTGGGTGGTGCTCCTCGGCTGGGTCTCCTCCTGCCTCACCGTCGCCGGCGACGTCGCGCGGGCGCTCAGAAGCAGCGATCTCTCCGTCTAA